The Campylobacter sp. CN_NE2 genome contains a region encoding:
- a CDS encoding DUF4006 family protein, giving the protein MENTSRSVFALNGVTGMLIATVLLLSILATLTVLGIGAQQSVMQKPYKLNNPASVEMRSSIEVQKNTMVKE; this is encoded by the coding sequence ATGGAAAATACAAGTAGAAGTGTTTTTGCGTTAAATGGCGTTACAGGAATGCTTATTGCTACCGTTCTTTTGCTTTCAATCTTGGCTACTTTGACAGTGCTTGGTATCGGCGCACAACAATCAGTTATGCAAAAACCATACAAGCTAAATAACCCTGCAAGTGTTGAAATGAGAAGTAGCATTGAAGTTCAAAAAAATACAATGGTAAAGGAGTAG
- a CDS encoding TPM domain-containing protein → MRLNLIIKGALCVLFFFCVNLQANFVVQNDDILQPELISQLESIGSELYQKTGVNLSVAVLKNLQNKSLNEKGSEFTANLKNPYIFLIFTNDEHKIQIYNSQDTQNLFDKEQILSPMPNRGSIIPILVNHKRDANMTGIINAAILNGYADIADQVAKSQGIELETSIGDTNRIFINTLRYIFYGTLAFAIFMYFYSRKKKKQ, encoded by the coding sequence ATGAGACTAAATTTGATTATAAAGGGCGCTTTGTGCGTCCTTTTCTTTTTTTGTGTAAATTTGCAGGCAAATTTTGTTGTGCAAAATGATGATATTTTGCAACCTGAGCTTATTTCGCAGCTTGAAAGTATAGGAAGCGAACTTTATCAAAAAACAGGCGTAAATTTATCCGTTGCTGTGCTTAAAAATTTACAGAACAAAAGTTTAAACGAAAAAGGTAGTGAATTTACGGCAAATTTAAAAAATCCGTATATATTTTTGATTTTTACAAATGACGAACATAAAATTCAAATTTATAATTCGCAAGACACGCAAAATCTTTTTGATAAAGAGCAAATTCTAAGCCCGATGCCAAATCGTGGCTCGATTATTCCGATTTTGGTAAATCACAAAAGAGATGCAAATATGACAGGCATTATAAATGCTGCTATTTTAAACGGATATGCCGATATTGCCGATCAGGTTGCAAAATCGCAAGGCATAGAGCTTGAAACTTCTATCGGTGATACAAATAGAATTTTCATAAACACGCTTAGATATATTTTTTACGGAACCCTTGCGTTTGCGATTTTTATGTATTTTTATAGCAGGAAAAAGAAAAAACAATGA
- a CDS encoding PD-(D/E)XK nuclease family protein, whose product MSLSALKNNLIVFSTNRKIREFKKDSSDFILPKTLSLGEFLQKAIIVKNLSKCGEISQILYMQQACEKTKKITQALNFPSEFFEFMKNSEYLFKFFKELKTAKKGIKDIVLADTYDSYNEHLQILDELLKCYLEILKQNGVYDDISVCDLYEINESFIKEFESIQIYIDGFLSEFEFEIIAKCANLTNLKLIFKNTNFNKKVVEKIANLSGILPQEFKLNKEYTLNLSQKFIEKSENLPKCVEILVKHFSLRSLQCAFVFEKISTFIKKGIKPENIAVILPDEEFADILRLHDKYNMLNFAMGKKIARTLFYRVLSKINESIKENAFVDFNAVKNEISNEYSLFFLQIGLKESLYERIKINFEQVVEFSEFSDIINEILSLKNENLNEFIAKPLFMIEIFLQKNTLCLKETIELFLILLSDVKIPHIGGGAVSVLGVLESRGMKFDGVIIIDFNDDLVPNRSSGEMFLSSAVRKEAGLISHADRENLQRFYYESLINSAKFVAISYEKSEEKLKSRFLNNFSYKEDNEFSEDDYLQTFGNAQKIVMKNDEPIIKKEDFFKEELSFSRLNCYLECKRKYYYKYIEKIDENLLFNETDNFAKGNVLHESFEEFYKENAKFDFDKFKIIYEKKAKNRHLNEFDIALNLLNIKKTADNFLFEHERDFSCKKCEFELNEREFNGIKIKGKIDRIDENGVGEIFVIDYKSGSKKDNSYQLAFYEALLDRPCKSKFIFFGSGEVCEASKDFGVENLKILINELKDEFKNEVNFERLSYKQTKPKCDYCPYEIICKGRVNVAAK is encoded by the coding sequence TTGAGTTTATCAGCATTAAAAAATAACCTAATCGTCTTTTCTACAAACAGAAAAATCAGAGAATTTAAAAAAGATAGTAGCGATTTTATACTGCCAAAAACGCTTAGTCTTGGCGAGTTTTTGCAAAAAGCGATAATCGTAAAAAATCTTAGCAAATGCGGTGAAATTTCGCAAATTTTATATATGCAACAAGCGTGTGAAAAGACAAAAAAGATCACACAAGCCTTGAATTTTCCAAGCGAATTTTTTGAATTTATGAAAAATAGCGAGTATTTATTTAAATTTTTCAAAGAGCTAAAAACTGCCAAGAAAGGTATCAAAGATATAGTTTTAGCCGATACTTACGACAGCTACAATGAGCATTTGCAAATTTTAGATGAGCTTTTGAAATGCTATCTTGAAATTTTAAAGCAAAACGGCGTTTATGATGACATTAGCGTTTGTGATTTGTATGAGATAAATGAAAGCTTTATCAAAGAATTTGAAAGTATCCAAATTTACATTGACGGATTTTTGAGCGAGTTTGAGTTTGAAATCATCGCAAAATGCGCAAATTTGACAAATTTAAAACTTATTTTCAAAAATACAAATTTTAATAAAAAAGTCGTTGAAAAAATTGCAAATTTAAGTGGAATTTTGCCGCAAGAATTTAAACTTAACAAAGAATACACGCTAAATTTAAGTCAAAAATTCATCGAAAAAAGTGAAAATTTACCAAAATGTGTCGAAATTTTGGTAAAACATTTTTCGCTTAGAAGTTTGCAGTGTGCCTTTGTTTTTGAAAAAATTTCAACATTTATAAAAAAAGGCATAAAGCCAGAAAATATCGCTGTAATCTTGCCTGATGAAGAATTTGCCGATATTTTAAGATTGCATGATAAATACAATATGCTAAATTTTGCAATGGGCAAAAAGATTGCTAGGACGCTATTTTACCGCGTTTTATCAAAGATAAATGAGAGCATTAAAGAAAATGCTTTTGTAGATTTTAACGCAGTAAAAAATGAAATTTCCAATGAATATTCGCTATTTTTTTTACAAATCGGCTTGAAAGAAAGCTTGTATGAAAGGATAAAAATAAATTTCGAACAGGTGGTCGAATTTAGCGAATTTAGCGATATTATAAATGAAATTTTGAGTTTGAAAAATGAAAATTTGAACGAGTTTATAGCAAAACCACTTTTCATGATAGAAATTTTTTTACAAAAAAACACTCTTTGTTTAAAAGAGACAATCGAGCTTTTTTTAATACTGCTTAGTGATGTCAAAATCCCACATATCGGCGGTGGCGCTGTGAGTGTTTTAGGCGTTTTAGAAAGTAGGGGTATGAAATTTGACGGCGTTATTATTATCGATTTTAACGATGATTTAGTGCCAAATCGTAGTAGCGGCGAGATGTTTTTAAGCTCTGCTGTGCGAAAAGAAGCAGGACTAATTAGCCATGCCGATAGAGAAAATTTGCAGAGATTTTACTACGAAAGCTTGATAAATTCGGCAAAATTTGTTGCCATAAGCTACGAAAAATCAGAAGAAAAACTAAAATCTCGTTTTTTAAATAATTTTTCATATAAAGAAGATAATGAGTTTAGTGAAGATGACTATCTGCAAACTTTCGGAAATGCCCAAAAAATAGTAATGAAAAACGATGAGCCAATTATCAAAAAAGAAGATTTTTTTAAAGAAGAATTATCATTTTCAAGGCTAAATTGCTATTTAGAGTGCAAGCGAAAATATTACTACAAATACATAGAAAAAATCGATGAAAATCTCCTATTTAACGAAACTGACAACTTTGCAAAAGGAAATGTTTTGCATGAAAGTTTTGAAGAATTTTACAAAGAAAATGCCAAATTTGACTTTGATAAATTTAAAATTATATATGAAAAAAAGGCAAAAAACAGACATTTAAATGAATTTGATATAGCTTTAAATTTGTTAAATATCAAAAAAACCGCCGATAATTTTTTATTTGAACACGAACGGGATTTTTCGTGCAAAAAATGCGAATTTGAGCTTAACGAGCGCGAATTTAACGGCATTAAAATCAAAGGCAAAATCGATAGAATCGATGAAAACGGGGTGGGCGAGATTTTTGTGATTGATTATAAAAGTGGTAGCAAAAAAGATAATTCTTATCAGCTTGCATTTTATGAAGCCTTGTTGGATAGGCCTTGCAAAAGCAAATTTATCTTTTTTGGAAGTGGCGAAGTTTGCGAAGCCAGCAAAGATTTTGGAGTAGAAAATTTAAAAATTCTCATAAATGAACTAAAAGATGAATTTAAAAATGAAGTAAATTTTGAACGCCTAAGCTACAAACAAACAAAGCCAAAATGCGATTATTGTCCTTATGAAATCATTTGTAAAGGTAGGGTAAATGTTGCCGCAAAGTAA